A stretch of the Amycolatopsis sp. BJA-103 genome encodes the following:
- a CDS encoding glycoside hydrolase family 15 protein, whose amino-acid sequence MPHHQAPIADHGLIGDLQTAALVSTGGAIDWFCCPRFDSPSVFGALLDPGGGHCRIRPVGEPYTSRQFYFPGTAVLITRFMTRLGTGEVIDFMRPATGPHAGQGHRLVRMIRCVRGRVEFAVDVVPRFDYARRPHTTTVTADGVLFDSGQFALTLHAVREPGDPRLAHAHVIEGGVYGSVTLETGQVRGFVLESDGGEPRATRVSEIEKAFEDTVGFWRDWLNQSTYRGRWREMVDRSAITLKLLTYAPTGAMVAAPTTSLPEQIGGERNWDYRYTWVRDASLAVSSLLALGFTDEAVAFAGWLRERHLRGDGGLKIMYRVDGSPDLVEESLAHWTGYRGSVPVRIGNSAAGQLQLDVYGELLDTVYQADRRGAEIGHDGWKALAGLLDWLAANWDQPEEGIWETREGKADFTYGRLMSWVAFDRGIRLATAHGQPCALDSWRGERDRVYDQIWEHGWNPLKQAFVQRYGSSSLDASLLRMADVGFVTPHDPSWLATLAGIEKDLVTDSLVYRYDPSASPDGLRGDEGTFSLCTFGYVTALARAGYPEKARLVFEKMLTYANHVGLYAEEIGPTGEQLGNFPQAFTHLGLIDAALTLDRAIG is encoded by the coding sequence GTGCCCCACCATCAAGCACCGATCGCCGACCACGGGCTGATCGGCGACCTGCAGACCGCCGCGCTGGTGAGCACCGGCGGCGCGATCGACTGGTTCTGCTGTCCCCGCTTCGATTCCCCGAGCGTGTTCGGCGCGCTCCTGGATCCCGGCGGCGGGCACTGCCGGATCCGGCCCGTCGGCGAGCCGTACACGTCGCGCCAGTTCTATTTCCCCGGCACCGCCGTCCTGATCACGCGGTTCATGACCAGGCTGGGCACCGGCGAGGTCATCGACTTCATGCGCCCGGCGACCGGGCCACACGCCGGCCAGGGCCACCGGCTGGTCCGGATGATCCGCTGCGTGCGCGGGCGCGTCGAGTTCGCCGTGGACGTCGTCCCGCGCTTCGACTACGCGCGGCGGCCGCACACCACCACCGTCACCGCGGACGGCGTGCTCTTCGACAGCGGGCAGTTCGCCCTGACCCTGCACGCGGTCCGGGAACCGGGGGATCCGCGGCTGGCCCACGCCCACGTCATCGAAGGCGGCGTCTACGGCTCGGTCACCCTGGAGACCGGGCAGGTCCGCGGTTTCGTGCTCGAATCGGACGGCGGGGAACCCCGCGCGACCCGGGTCTCCGAGATCGAGAAAGCCTTCGAAGACACCGTCGGCTTCTGGCGCGACTGGCTGAACCAGTCGACGTATCGAGGACGCTGGCGCGAGATGGTCGACCGGTCCGCGATCACCCTCAAGCTGCTGACCTACGCCCCGACCGGCGCGATGGTCGCCGCGCCGACCACGAGCCTGCCGGAGCAGATCGGCGGCGAACGGAACTGGGACTACCGCTACACCTGGGTGCGGGACGCGTCGCTGGCGGTCTCTTCCTTGCTGGCCTTGGGTTTCACCGACGAAGCGGTCGCTTTCGCCGGCTGGCTCCGGGAACGCCACCTGCGCGGCGACGGCGGGCTGAAGATCATGTATCGCGTCGACGGCTCACCGGACCTCGTGGAGGAATCGCTCGCGCACTGGACCGGGTACCGGGGCTCGGTGCCGGTCCGGATCGGCAACTCCGCGGCCGGTCAGCTCCAGCTCGACGTCTACGGCGAACTGCTCGACACCGTGTACCAAGCCGATCGGCGGGGTGCCGAGATCGGGCACGACGGCTGGAAAGCGCTGGCTGGCCTGCTCGATTGGCTGGCGGCGAACTGGGATCAGCCGGAAGAGGGAATCTGGGAGACACGGGAGGGCAAGGCCGACTTCACCTACGGCAGGCTCATGAGCTGGGTCGCCTTCGATCGCGGCATCCGCCTCGCGACGGCGCACGGCCAGCCCTGCGCGCTCGACTCCTGGCGCGGCGAACGGGATCGCGTGTACGACCAGATCTGGGAACACGGCTGGAATCCGCTCAAGCAGGCCTTCGTCCAGCGCTACGGTTCCAGCTCCCTGGACGCGTCGCTCCTTCGCATGGCCGACGTCGGTTTCGTCACCCCGCACGACCCGAGCTGGCTGGCGACCTTGGCCGGCATCGAGAAGGACCTGGTCACCGACAGCCTCGTCTACCGCTACGACCCGAGCGCCTCCCCCGACGGCCTGCGCGGCGACGAGGGGACGTTCTCGCTGTGCACGTTCGGCTATGTCACCGCCCTCGCCCGTGCCGGGTATCCGGAGAAGGCGCGGCTGGTGTTCGAGAAGATGCTGACCTACGCCAACCACGTCGGCCTGTACGCCGAGGAGATCGGCCCGACCGGGGAGCAGCTCGGCAACTTCCCGCAGGCGTTCACCCACCTCGGGCTCATCGACGCCGCGCTCACCCTCGACCGCGCCATCGGTTAG
- a CDS encoding DUF1269 domain-containing protein codes for MDTLTIWLFRSADGADGAAETVKGLAKNQLISVHDAATVSWPAGASKPKLRQLRNLAGRGALSGAFWGLLFGLIFLVPLLGAALGAAAGAFGGLTSDYGIDDDLIKRVRGEVTEGTSALFLLSSGAVVDKVRDAFTGENAPELIFTNLSAEQEQALRESFSMELEQQTAEAPGTGRK; via the coding sequence GTGGACACGTTGACCATCTGGTTGTTCCGCTCGGCAGACGGCGCGGACGGCGCGGCGGAGACGGTGAAGGGCTTGGCGAAGAACCAGCTCATCTCGGTACACGACGCCGCGACGGTGTCGTGGCCGGCGGGAGCGTCCAAGCCGAAACTCCGCCAGTTGCGCAACCTGGCGGGCCGTGGCGCGCTGAGCGGCGCGTTCTGGGGACTGCTCTTCGGCCTGATCTTCCTCGTGCCGCTGCTCGGGGCGGCCCTCGGCGCCGCGGCGGGCGCTTTCGGCGGGTTGACGTCGGACTACGGCATCGACGACGACCTGATCAAGCGGGTCAGGGGAGAGGTCACCGAAGGCACGTCGGCCTTGTTCCTGCTCAGTTCGGGCGCGGTCGTCGACAAGGTGCGGGACGCCTTCACCGGCGAAAACGCGCCGGAGCTGATCTTCACGAATCTGAGCGCCGAACAGGAGCAGGCCTTGCGCGAGAGCTTCTCGATGGAACTGGAACAGCAGACCGCCGAGGCTCCGGGAACGGGGCGGAAATGA
- a CDS encoding AI-2E family transporter, with amino-acid sequence MTGQPTSRTPRALAVLLGAAAIVVGVAGVKAVAWLAAPTLLALVIVITLSPAHGRLRRFGFPRWVATAALVVFVYGILISFCVAMVVSVAQLAALLPRYADRITALYAEIAGVLAKFGAGPAQLRDLVASLDPGKLVSYAGALLADLTGVTTSLVFLLGLLLFLSAETADIDGRIAGIAGERARTAEALRDFGRRVRVYLVVTTVFGLVVAALDVLALVVLGVPLALLWGLLSFVTNYIPTIGFLLGLAPPATLALLDGGLPVMLAVVAVYVVLNFVLQSLIQPRYVGNAVGLSATATFVALVFWAWVLGPLGTLLSVPATLLVLAVLVDDPGRSWVTALVGSSRRGPERGQDRMSTTKKRHATMFSNQPWSFVQSRTAGMTRAARRRKRR; translated from the coding sequence GTGACGGGACAGCCCACCTCTCGAACACCACGAGCGCTCGCCGTCCTGCTCGGGGCGGCGGCGATCGTGGTCGGTGTCGCGGGGGTCAAAGCGGTCGCCTGGCTGGCGGCGCCGACCTTGCTGGCGCTGGTCATCGTGATCACGCTCAGTCCCGCGCACGGCAGGCTGCGGCGCTTCGGTTTCCCCCGCTGGGTGGCGACGGCGGCGCTCGTGGTGTTCGTCTACGGGATCCTCATCTCCTTCTGCGTCGCGATGGTCGTGTCGGTGGCGCAACTCGCGGCGCTCCTGCCGCGCTACGCCGACCGGATCACCGCTCTGTATGCCGAAATCGCCGGTGTACTGGCGAAATTCGGTGCCGGGCCCGCCCAGTTGCGCGACCTCGTCGCGTCTCTCGATCCCGGCAAGCTCGTCTCCTACGCCGGCGCCCTGCTCGCCGATCTGACCGGTGTCACCACGAGCCTGGTCTTCCTGCTGGGGCTGTTGCTGTTCCTCAGCGCGGAAACGGCGGACATCGACGGCCGCATCGCCGGGATCGCGGGTGAGCGGGCGCGGACGGCGGAGGCGCTGCGCGACTTCGGCCGCCGCGTCCGGGTGTACCTGGTGGTGACCACGGTCTTCGGCCTCGTGGTCGCCGCGCTGGACGTCCTCGCGCTCGTGGTGCTCGGCGTGCCGCTCGCGCTGCTGTGGGGGCTGCTTTCCTTCGTCACCAACTACATCCCGACGATCGGCTTCCTGCTCGGCCTCGCTCCGCCCGCCACGCTCGCGCTCCTCGACGGCGGCCTGCCGGTGATGCTGGCGGTGGTGGCGGTCTACGTCGTGCTCAACTTCGTGCTGCAATCGCTGATCCAGCCGAGGTACGTCGGCAACGCCGTCGGGCTGTCGGCCACGGCGACGTTCGTCGCGCTGGTGTTCTGGGCCTGGGTGCTCGGACCGCTCGGGACGCTGCTTTCGGTACCGGCGACCTTGCTCGTGCTGGCCGTCCTCGTCGACGACCCCGGCCGCAGCTGGGTCACGGCGCTGGTCGGTTCGTCCCGGCGAGGACCGGAGCGCGGTCAGGACAGGATGAGCACGACGAAGAAGAGGCACGCCACGATGTTCAGCAACCAGCCGTGGTCGTTCGTCCAGTCGCGGACGGCGGGCATGACCCGCGCCGCGCGCCGCCGGAAGAGGAGGTAG
- a CDS encoding CBS domain-containing protein yields the protein MRISDLLRNKGAAVATVSPGTNVTELLERLAEHNVGALVVVDDDGGIVGIVSERDVVRRLNERGPQLLDGSVAAIMTKLVASCTPEDSVDQLSVLMTERRIRHVPVLVDGKLAGIVSIGDVVKTRMEQLEKSQEQLEAYISQG from the coding sequence ATGCGGATTTCCGATCTGTTGCGGAACAAGGGGGCGGCCGTCGCGACCGTCTCGCCGGGGACGAACGTCACCGAACTGCTCGAGAGACTCGCGGAGCACAACGTCGGGGCGCTCGTGGTCGTCGATGACGACGGCGGGATCGTCGGGATCGTCTCCGAACGGGACGTGGTGCGCCGGCTCAACGAGCGCGGACCCCAGCTGCTCGACGGATCGGTGGCCGCGATCATGACGAAGCTGGTCGCCAGCTGTACCCCCGAGGACTCGGTGGATCAGCTGTCGGTCCTGATGACCGAACGCCGGATCCGGCACGTCCCGGTCCTGGTGGACGGCAAGCTCGCGGGGATCGTGAGCATCGGTGACGTCGTGAAGACGCGGATGGAACAGCTGGAGAAGAGCCAGGAACAGCTCGAGGCGTACATCTCGCAGGGCTGA
- a CDS encoding LuxR C-terminal-related transcriptional regulator has product MRRPVTRVEGTSTHGGEPVVVPSPKLAPPPPASDVLERDRLLDALDQATSGEVPSVTLLNAPAGSGKTVLLGSWFRRRARQHATGEHRAWISLDTNDNKVYTLWSSILRALYRSAGDGSIPETMLPRDASAHECVGAFIDACARLPCPVILVLDNAHELSAPDAVRNVNLLLRYLPPGVRVVIATRFPPPLILPRIRLEGRLREITAHQLNFTEEETGKLLAGQNLALTQADLDEISTRTEGWAAGLRFLTLALAATPDTGAAIRAFTGEDRLLAEYLGGEIVGPQPAHVREFLLSTSVCPDISDELATRLTGQENSGQILYTLTRTNALVTRHGPRYRCHPLLRGYLRAELNRRHPRAHRRLHRSAAEWFTDSGDVLAALEHGIAAQDDELITRYIQRFGLRTVLDGHGARLHTLLGAMPEHILARPQVALIAAVAALDVHDLVAADRYLGRGDNSAQSLRSGRLRALNAVAVLYRARYGGHLDKALAELRATSAGDTGDVDLDLLALATQGTASLWLGDLPGATGDLERALRTATLERRDAVRLHCEIHLAGIARVQGDLAGLAVHTSAALELARSRGWTETSRTAFLYAVLGMAAYQRLDQESARRFSALATRLSPAVVDPGVEMLTVTLSAAVEFGLAADPHAVVETLRGHRKRLAAEPVAPWLVACTAPIEQRLALRVGEPTWAMDVTERHRHLLAPYAEHALLSTLVHLHRGRTGAARRRLQPVIERQTRPLVAHTLIESWLLEAILADQAGEQNQAHNAVGRALDLAAPQQALRPFHDAGRHVRELLVSGAGRFGRTEEFASTVLQSLPAHPGGPVDPLTSRELELLTELPSMRTTEQIADSLFVSVNTVKTHLRGIYRKLGVNHRRDAVVAARRRGLL; this is encoded by the coding sequence ATGCGCCGGCCGGTGACCCGCGTCGAAGGCACCTCGACCCACGGCGGGGAACCCGTCGTGGTGCCGTCGCCGAAACTCGCCCCGCCGCCGCCCGCTTCCGACGTTCTCGAACGGGACCGTCTCCTCGACGCCCTCGATCAGGCCACCTCCGGCGAAGTCCCCAGCGTCACGCTGCTCAACGCGCCGGCGGGGTCCGGCAAGACCGTGCTGCTCGGCAGCTGGTTCCGGCGGCGGGCGCGGCAGCACGCGACCGGTGAACATCGGGCCTGGATCTCCTTGGACACCAACGACAACAAGGTGTACACCCTGTGGTCGTCGATCCTCCGCGCGTTGTACCGGAGCGCCGGGGACGGCTCGATCCCGGAGACGATGCTCCCTAGGGACGCTTCCGCGCACGAGTGTGTCGGCGCGTTCATCGACGCGTGCGCCCGGCTTCCGTGCCCGGTGATTTTGGTGCTGGACAACGCACACGAATTGTCCGCACCGGACGCGGTGAGGAACGTGAACCTGCTGTTGCGCTATCTGCCGCCGGGAGTGCGGGTCGTCATCGCGACCCGGTTCCCGCCCCCGCTGATCCTGCCCCGGATCCGGCTCGAAGGGAGGTTACGGGAGATCACCGCGCACCAGCTGAACTTCACCGAGGAGGAGACCGGGAAGCTGCTCGCCGGGCAGAACCTCGCGCTGACACAGGCGGATCTGGACGAGATCTCCACCCGCACGGAGGGCTGGGCGGCGGGGCTGCGGTTCCTCACCCTCGCGCTGGCCGCCACGCCGGACACCGGTGCGGCGATCCGGGCCTTCACCGGTGAAGACCGGCTGCTGGCCGAATACCTGGGCGGGGAGATCGTCGGCCCGCAGCCCGCGCACGTCCGCGAGTTCCTGCTGAGCACGTCGGTGTGCCCCGACATCAGCGACGAACTGGCCACCCGCCTGACCGGGCAGGAGAACTCCGGGCAGATCCTGTACACGCTCACCCGCACCAACGCGCTGGTCACCCGGCACGGCCCTCGTTACCGTTGCCACCCGCTGCTGCGCGGCTACCTGCGCGCGGAGCTGAACCGGCGTCACCCCAGGGCCCACCGCAGGCTCCACCGGTCGGCGGCCGAATGGTTCACCGACTCCGGCGACGTGCTCGCGGCGTTGGAGCACGGTATCGCCGCGCAGGACGACGAGCTGATCACGCGGTACATCCAGCGGTTCGGGCTGCGGACCGTCCTCGACGGACACGGGGCCCGGTTGCACACGCTGCTCGGCGCGATGCCGGAGCACATCCTGGCCCGGCCGCAGGTGGCGCTCATCGCCGCCGTCGCCGCCCTCGACGTCCACGACCTCGTCGCGGCGGACCGGTACCTCGGCAGGGGCGACAATTCCGCCCAGTCGCTGCGTTCCGGGCGGCTGCGCGCGCTGAACGCCGTGGCCGTCCTCTACCGGGCGAGGTACGGCGGGCACCTGGACAAGGCGCTCGCGGAACTCCGGGCCACGAGCGCGGGTGACACCGGCGACGTCGACCTCGACCTGCTGGCGCTGGCCACCCAGGGGACCGCGTCCTTGTGGCTGGGCGACCTCCCGGGCGCCACCGGTGACCTGGAACGCGCGCTGCGGACGGCCACGCTGGAGCGGCGCGACGCCGTCCGGCTGCATTGCGAGATCCACCTCGCGGGGATCGCCCGGGTCCAGGGCGACCTCGCCGGGCTGGCCGTGCACACCAGCGCCGCCCTCGAACTGGCCCGGTCCCGCGGCTGGACCGAGACTTCGCGGACCGCGTTCCTGTACGCCGTGCTCGGGATGGCGGCCTACCAGCGGCTGGACCAGGAGAGCGCCCGCCGGTTTTCCGCGCTGGCGACCAGGCTCTCGCCCGCGGTCGTGGACCCGGGGGTGGAGATGCTGACGGTGACCCTCAGCGCCGCCGTCGAATTCGGTCTCGCGGCCGATCCGCACGCCGTCGTCGAAACACTGCGGGGGCACCGGAAACGGCTCGCGGCCGAACCGGTCGCACCCTGGCTCGTCGCCTGCACGGCTCCGATCGAGCAGCGACTCGCCCTGCGCGTCGGGGAACCCACCTGGGCGATGGACGTGACCGAACGGCATCGGCACCTGCTCGCGCCCTACGCGGAGCACGCGCTGCTGAGCACCCTCGTGCACCTGCACCGCGGCAGGACCGGTGCCGCGCGCCGCCGTCTGCAGCCGGTCATCGAGCGGCAGACCAGACCGCTGGTGGCGCACACCCTGATCGAGAGCTGGCTCCTCGAAGCGATTCTCGCCGATCAGGCCGGTGAACAGAACCAGGCGCACAATGCCGTCGGCCGCGCACTCGACCTCGCGGCACCCCAGCAGGCGCTGCGGCCGTTCCACGACGCGGGCAGGCACGTCCGGGAACTCCTGGTGAGCGGGGCCGGGAGGTTCGGGCGCACGGAAGAGTTCGCGAGCACCGTTCTGCAGTCCTTGCCCGCCCACCCCGGCGGCCCGGTCGATCCGCTCACCTCTCGCGAGCTCGAACTCCTCACCGAGCTGCCGTCGATGCGCACCACCGAGCAGATCGCCGATTCGCTCTTCGTGTCGGTGAACACGGTCAAGACCCACCTTCGCGGCATCTACCGGAAGCTCGGCGTCAACCACCGCCGGGACGCCGTCGTCGCCGCACGACGGCGTGGCCTGTTGTAG
- a CDS encoding DUF4139 domain-containing protein produces the protein MPSTVEAPIVAVTVYPHHARITRRASARLDNETRFSFAGLPWNLDSDSVRVTGSGPAVIAGVDVAVERHPAPADASLRALTERRRADQAMVDEVADAVAAESAKVDLLTGVAKRSGGSFAKALAAGTAEPPRVAEVTDALGTQLAEALGKRRELGIRLAALRDDLGALDREIQAKQGQSEVDSATVTVELESQEDGAEIGLELSYVVANASWEPGYDVRVRGEDVSVTWYGRITQHTGEDWPECELALSTARPANTVEVPELDPWFLDRVRPVEPVMARAAYGSASPAGGGMPEAAGFRNLAAPAPAMAVRTASAEEGATAVTYRPGRPVAVPSGAQGHRTTLAQLELTAKLGYITAPARSPEAFLRATVVNTSEHTLRPGKASVFHETEFVGTTRLEIWAPGEELELALGVDDRIRIDRELSHRTASKATLSGVRKREAAYTTTIVNHSPREAVVTVLDQAPVSRDEAITVRDVRAVPDPVERTELGEITWRLTLAPGAKGVVTLGYRVDVAKGVELSGWRE, from the coding sequence ATGCCGAGCACCGTGGAAGCACCGATCGTCGCCGTCACCGTCTACCCCCACCATGCCCGGATAACGAGACGGGCGTCGGCACGCCTTGACAACGAGACGCGGTTCAGCTTCGCCGGGCTGCCGTGGAATCTGGACAGCGATTCGGTCCGTGTCACGGGGTCTGGTCCGGCGGTCATCGCCGGGGTCGACGTCGCCGTCGAGCGCCACCCCGCGCCCGCGGACGCTTCCCTGCGCGCGCTGACCGAGCGGCGGCGGGCCGACCAGGCGATGGTCGACGAGGTCGCCGACGCCGTCGCCGCGGAGAGCGCGAAGGTCGACCTGCTGACAGGCGTGGCGAAGCGGAGTGGCGGCAGTTTCGCGAAGGCGCTCGCGGCGGGCACGGCGGAACCGCCCCGGGTCGCGGAAGTCACCGACGCGCTCGGCACGCAACTGGCCGAGGCGCTGGGCAAACGCCGCGAACTCGGCATCCGGCTGGCCGCGCTCCGCGACGACCTCGGCGCGCTGGACCGGGAGATCCAGGCGAAACAGGGCCAGTCCGAAGTGGACAGCGCGACGGTCACGGTCGAACTGGAAAGCCAGGAGGACGGCGCGGAAATCGGGCTCGAACTGTCCTATGTGGTCGCGAACGCGAGCTGGGAGCCCGGTTACGACGTGCGTGTCCGCGGCGAGGACGTCTCAGTGACCTGGTACGGGCGGATCACCCAGCACACCGGCGAAGACTGGCCCGAATGCGAGCTGGCGCTCTCGACCGCGCGTCCGGCGAACACCGTGGAGGTACCGGAACTCGATCCGTGGTTCCTCGACCGCGTGCGCCCGGTCGAACCGGTGATGGCGCGGGCCGCGTACGGCAGCGCGTCACCGGCGGGCGGCGGGATGCCGGAAGCGGCGGGTTTCCGGAACCTGGCGGCACCCGCCCCGGCGATGGCGGTGCGCACCGCGTCCGCCGAGGAGGGCGCCACCGCGGTCACCTACCGGCCGGGACGCCCGGTGGCGGTGCCTTCGGGAGCACAGGGCCACCGCACGACGCTGGCACAGCTCGAACTGACCGCCAAACTGGGCTACATCACCGCCCCGGCGCGGTCACCGGAGGCCTTCCTGCGGGCGACCGTGGTCAACACGTCGGAGCACACGCTGCGGCCGGGCAAGGCGTCCGTGTTCCACGAGACGGAGTTCGTCGGCACCACTCGGCTCGAAATCTGGGCGCCGGGTGAGGAGCTCGAACTCGCCCTCGGCGTGGACGACCGGATCCGGATCGACCGGGAACTCTCGCACCGCACGGCGAGCAAGGCGACCTTGTCCGGTGTTCGCAAGCGGGAGGCCGCCTACACCACGACGATCGTCAACCACAGCCCGCGCGAAGCCGTCGTGACCGTGCTGGACCAGGCGCCGGTCTCTCGCGACGAGGCGATCACGGTTCGCGACGTGCGCGCCGTCCCGGATCCGGTGGAGCGGACCGAGCTGGGCGAGATCACCTGGCGGCTGACGCTCGCTCCGGGTGCGAAGGGTGTCGTGACGCTCGGGTACCGGGTGGACGTCGCCAAGGGTGTCGAGCTGTCGGGGTGGCGCGAGTAG
- a CDS encoding DUF7144 family membrane protein, whose protein sequence is MSAQWGAEADLADSRQGEHRPAWAGWIVFASVVMLILGVFDVIAGIVALFQGGYYISGPEYALVLDVTGWAWAHVVGGALVAVSGGFLLTGAIWSRVVAVLFAAGNAVTHLVFLSAHPVWSMIVIVLCVTVIWAVLVHGDELPDRGLW, encoded by the coding sequence ATGAGCGCGCAGTGGGGTGCCGAAGCCGATCTCGCCGACTCCCGGCAGGGAGAGCACCGTCCTGCCTGGGCGGGATGGATCGTCTTCGCCAGCGTGGTCATGCTCATCCTCGGCGTCTTCGACGTCATCGCCGGGATCGTGGCCCTGTTCCAGGGCGGCTACTACATCTCGGGCCCGGAATACGCCCTCGTCCTGGACGTGACCGGATGGGCGTGGGCCCATGTGGTGGGCGGTGCGCTGGTGGCGGTCTCCGGTGGCTTCCTCCTCACGGGCGCGATCTGGTCGCGGGTGGTCGCGGTGCTCTTCGCGGCCGGGAACGCGGTGACCCACCTGGTGTTCCTCTCGGCGCATCCGGTGTGGTCGATGATCGTGATCGTCCTGTGCGTGACGGTCATCTGGGCGGTCCTCGTCCACGGTGACGAACTACCGGATCGTGGGTTGTGGTGA
- a CDS encoding neutral zinc metallopeptidase, translated as MTGIDEVSGRPVPSPPRPENPRNTGTAVIGLLVVAALTAAGMAMAGGPRKIDGQALPASGAFTSEGAKAPAGTAKPAPKEVRELETNPLLAEGIALGAVTCRLPAISRDPVKLETYYKTFASCLAEAWKPALDQANEPTLTATVQVTLPETSACGKVPSETEAVAYYCGGDTTIYAPTEWMLSDAGLERSRHLATMAHEYGHHVQRSSGILSAAAEKMSSPEEDSPADKELVRRIELQANCFGALAVAAAAGRGSISTSLAKAALDDYGNTDDSDTHGTRRNQLKWAKAGFSGKTTASCNTWAAPASEVA; from the coding sequence ATGACCGGCATCGACGAGGTATCCGGACGGCCCGTGCCGTCGCCGCCTCGCCCCGAAAACCCCCGCAACACGGGTACGGCCGTGATCGGCTTGCTCGTCGTGGCCGCCTTGACCGCCGCCGGGATGGCGATGGCGGGCGGACCGCGGAAGATCGACGGCCAGGCCCTTCCGGCGTCCGGCGCGTTCACCTCGGAAGGGGCCAAGGCGCCAGCCGGGACCGCGAAACCCGCGCCCAAGGAAGTACGGGAACTGGAAACGAACCCGCTGCTGGCCGAAGGGATCGCGCTCGGCGCGGTCACCTGCCGCCTGCCGGCGATCAGCCGCGACCCCGTGAAGCTGGAGACGTACTACAAGACCTTCGCCTCCTGTCTCGCCGAAGCCTGGAAACCGGCGTTGGACCAGGCGAACGAGCCCACGCTGACGGCGACCGTGCAGGTGACGCTGCCCGAGACCAGCGCGTGCGGGAAGGTGCCCAGCGAGACCGAGGCCGTCGCCTACTACTGCGGCGGTGACACCACGATCTACGCGCCGACCGAGTGGATGCTGAGCGACGCGGGCCTCGAACGGTCCCGTCATCTCGCGACGATGGCCCACGAGTACGGGCACCACGTCCAGCGCTCCAGCGGGATCCTGTCGGCGGCCGCGGAGAAGATGTCCTCGCCGGAGGAGGACTCCCCGGCCGACAAGGAACTGGTCCGCCGCATCGAGCTGCAGGCGAACTGCTTCGGCGCGCTCGCCGTCGCGGCGGCCGCCGGCCGCGGGTCCATCAGCACCTCGCTGGCCAAAGCCGCGCTCGACGACTACGGCAACACCGACGACAGCGACACCCACGGCACCCGTCGCAACCAGCTGAAGTGGGCGAAGGCCGGGTTCTCCGGGAAGACGACGGCGTCGTGCAACACCTGGGCGGCGCCCGCTTCGGAGGTCGCGTGA